A genomic stretch from Pararhizobium sp. IMCC21322 includes:
- a CDS encoding proline racemase family protein, giving the protein MPDTPNITTVDSHTAGHPTRVVTGGLPELQGETVADKMDDFAQHHDHLRTFLLHEPRGHAAMVGAVLTESTQADFGVFFLGSYNYLPMCGHATIGLAVTLDHLGLIQPKGRDSLQFNLEVPAGVISVRVRYENEQIISVGFKNVAAFMIAADLVFPDIPATFDLAYGGNWYALIEARSASVDLTPNGVRHAMDVGSFVKMAINAHIDAGDIPHMAERIHSVLFHQGSRVDGQFINRQLVVLAPNKFDRSPCGTGTSARLAQLIEAGEIQPGERIVSRNILDVDFMASATPVSDAGDCAKTHYDPVIEGLAHITGTHTFIGSQDDPLADGFLCN; this is encoded by the coding sequence ATGCCGGACACTCCAAACATCACCACCGTTGACAGCCATACCGCCGGTCACCCGACGCGTGTTGTAACGGGTGGATTGCCGGAATTGCAGGGCGAAACCGTTGCAGACAAAATGGACGACTTTGCGCAGCACCATGATCATTTGCGCACCTTTCTGCTCCATGAACCGCGCGGTCACGCGGCCATGGTTGGTGCTGTCCTCACAGAAAGCACGCAGGCTGATTTCGGGGTGTTTTTTCTGGGCTCCTACAATTACCTGCCCATGTGCGGCCATGCGACGATTGGGTTGGCGGTAACACTGGATCATCTTGGGTTGATCCAACCCAAAGGGCGCGACAGCCTTCAATTCAATCTGGAAGTTCCTGCGGGCGTTATTTCCGTAAGGGTCCGCTATGAAAACGAGCAAATCATTTCGGTCGGCTTCAAGAACGTTGCAGCCTTTATGATTGCAGCAGATTTGGTGTTCCCGGATATTCCGGCGACGTTCGATCTGGCTTATGGCGGGAATTGGTACGCGCTGATCGAGGCCCGTTCAGCTAGTGTGGATTTAACGCCGAATGGCGTCCGACATGCGATGGATGTTGGCTCTTTCGTCAAGATGGCGATTAACGCGCATATCGACGCAGGCGACATTCCGCACATGGCCGAGCGTATTCACAGCGTGCTGTTTCATCAGGGAAGCCGTGTGGACGGCCAATTCATCAACCGCCAACTTGTTGTCCTTGCACCCAACAAATTTGATCGCTCACCTTGCGGAACCGGCACATCAGCGCGTTTGGCCCAATTGATTGAAGCCGGTGAAATCCAGCCCGGGGAACGCATTGTCTCGCGCAATATTCTGGATGTCGATTTCATGGCGTCGGCCACGCCCGTTTCTGACGCCGGTGACTGCGCCAAAACACACTACGACCCGGTGATTGAAGGCCTTGCCCACATTACCGGCACCCACACCTTTATCGGTAGCCAGGACGATCCGCTCGCGGACGGTTTTCTGTGCAACTGA
- a CDS encoding GMC family oxidoreductase, whose product MAERLGETAFDYIVVGGGAAGAVLASRLSEDPNLQVVLVEAGPDTPPENVPEDILDSYPIVAYFNSSYHWQNIKVHLNNPISPDVQPRTYEQAKVMGGGTSINGQFAFRGLPWDYDEWAQGGASGWDWNGVLPYFRKLETDLDYGASELHGDSGPLPLRRIPKEDWSPIAKATASVLDKRGVENIEDHNGIFRDGYFPMTINNVDGKRVSAAIAYLNREVRKRPNLKILASTEMNSIVFDGNRASGIEVTNGTGSKQLKGQEVIISAGALQSPAILMRSGIGPADHLKQMGIEVRADRKGVGQNLQDHPMVALAGFLPRKSRLPQSMRRHIQMGYRYSSELPDTHPGDMFILPSNRAAWHPLGKRLASLIVCVNRPYSTGEVKLRHADPTHGPDVNFKQLSDERDLKRLEDGMHRLFSMVDDPALSSAIGEIFPATFSERVRKLGAVSHKNWFLTSLAAGVMECGPLARKLMIENAIVPDIDVGALRSSSNVLRSWIIDNACGSWHASGTCKIGDTQDPMAVVDAEGRVIGVDGLRVVDASIMPSVISGNTMLTTIMAAEKIADSIKERHRR is encoded by the coding sequence ATGGCTGAGCGGCTCGGCGAAACCGCATTTGATTACATTGTCGTGGGTGGTGGTGCAGCGGGTGCTGTGCTCGCAAGCCGCTTGTCTGAAGACCCAAATCTACAGGTCGTTTTGGTTGAAGCCGGTCCTGATACGCCTCCGGAAAATGTTCCTGAAGACATTCTCGATTCCTATCCAATCGTTGCCTATTTCAACAGCTCTTACCATTGGCAGAATATCAAGGTTCATCTGAACAATCCAATATCACCAGACGTGCAGCCCAGAACTTATGAGCAGGCGAAGGTGATGGGCGGCGGCACGTCTATCAACGGACAATTCGCCTTTCGCGGGCTACCCTGGGATTACGATGAATGGGCGCAGGGCGGCGCCAGCGGATGGGACTGGAATGGCGTCTTGCCATACTTTCGCAAGCTTGAGACTGATTTGGATTATGGCGCGTCGGAACTGCATGGTGACAGCGGTCCCTTGCCACTGCGCCGCATTCCGAAGGAAGACTGGTCTCCCATCGCCAAAGCGACTGCCAGCGTGCTGGACAAGCGCGGTGTTGAAAATATCGAGGATCACAACGGTATTTTTCGAGACGGTTACTTCCCGATGACGATCAACAATGTTGATGGCAAGCGCGTTTCGGCTGCCATTGCGTATCTCAACCGGGAGGTGCGCAAACGTCCCAATTTGAAGATTCTGGCGTCGACCGAGATGAACAGCATAGTGTTCGACGGGAACCGAGCCAGTGGCATTGAGGTTACCAATGGCACTGGCAGCAAGCAGCTTAAAGGCCAGGAAGTTATTATTTCAGCCGGTGCGTTACAGTCTCCTGCAATCTTGATGCGCTCAGGTATTGGGCCTGCCGACCATTTGAAACAGATGGGCATAGAAGTGCGTGCTGATCGCAAGGGTGTGGGGCAGAATTTGCAGGATCATCCCATGGTTGCCCTGGCTGGTTTTCTGCCTCGCAAATCGCGGCTTCCGCAGAGTATGCGCCGTCATATTCAGATGGGGTATCGATACAGCTCGGAACTGCCAGACACCCATCCAGGTGATATGTTTATTCTGCCGTCAAACCGCGCGGCCTGGCACCCACTTGGCAAGCGTCTTGCCTCCCTCATTGTTTGCGTAAACCGTCCTTATTCAACCGGTGAGGTCAAACTTCGACATGCCGATCCAACGCACGGCCCGGATGTCAATTTCAAGCAATTGTCCGATGAACGGGACCTCAAGCGGCTTGAGGATGGCATGCACCGGCTTTTCTCAATGGTCGACGATCCGGCGCTGTCATCAGCCATTGGTGAGATATTTCCTGCCACCTTCTCCGAACGTGTCCGCAAACTTGGAGCGGTCAGCCATAAGAACTGGTTCCTGACGTCGCTTGCGGCGGGGGTCATGGAATGTGGTCCTCTGGCGCGCAAACTCATGATTGAAAACGCAATTGTGCCAGATATTGATGTGGGTGCCCTTCGAAGCTCATCCAATGTTCTGCGCTCTTGGATCATCGACAATGCCTGCGGCAGTTGGCACGCCAGCGGCACTTGCAAAATTGGAGATACGCAGGACCCGATGGCGGTCGTTGATGCTGAGGGAAGGGTTATTGGTGTGGACGGTTTACGGGTTGTGGATGCATCTATCATGCCGTCTGTGATCAGCGGCAATACCATGCTGACGACGATCATGGCTGCTGAGAAAATAGCAGACAGCATCAAGGAAAGGCATCGGCGCTAA
- a CDS encoding aldehyde dehydrogenase, with the protein MTYDFDPNFIELVAAHLIDGARVFDGEKLPVFRPSDGFETAPIPIANEEIVDRAVTSAHRAFTTGEWRNASPLDRAAVLHRWAALIDENRERIARIEAASTTRPVADLINRDLVRASGALRFFAEWADKIEGKIIAGNNSATSMVRPEPYGVIAGIAPFNFPAINAIWKSAPALAVGNSVVLKPSELTPYSALVFAELALEAGLPKGVLNVMQGAGPSGSHLVRHPLVRKITFTGSSATGARVMADAAATGTKPVTLELGGKSPQLVLKDVTDMDAVATNVANGFLANSGQVCTAGTRLIVPSSKSEDLLERVMKIAAGRKAAPTWKSDCTLPPIISEKQAKRIDDMLAQTLADGAEIICGGGRDASMNSGAYYQPTILRNVPETSTGFRDEFFGPILSVYEYEDEADGIAMTNHPSYALAASVYTDDFNKAMRLPSQIEAGTVWVNAHGRQPDYATPQGGFNGSGFGKEMGRSGLESFLRFKNVWLHHG; encoded by the coding sequence ATGACATATGATTTCGATCCCAATTTTATAGAACTCGTCGCAGCGCATTTGATTGATGGAGCGCGCGTCTTCGATGGCGAAAAACTGCCTGTGTTCCGTCCGTCTGACGGATTTGAAACAGCGCCGATTCCCATTGCTAATGAAGAGATTGTTGACCGGGCTGTGACGTCAGCTCATCGCGCGTTCACGACTGGAGAGTGGCGCAACGCGTCCCCATTGGATCGCGCTGCGGTTCTGCATCGTTGGGCTGCCCTGATTGACGAAAATCGCGAGCGGATTGCCCGTATTGAAGCGGCATCAACAACCAGGCCAGTTGCTGATCTCATCAACCGTGATCTGGTTCGTGCATCTGGTGCGTTGCGGTTCTTTGCTGAATGGGCTGACAAAATTGAAGGCAAGATTATTGCCGGAAACAACAGCGCGACGTCGATGGTTCGTCCTGAGCCTTATGGCGTCATCGCGGGAATTGCGCCTTTCAATTTCCCCGCCATCAATGCGATCTGGAAATCGGCACCCGCCTTGGCCGTTGGCAATTCTGTGGTGCTCAAACCATCGGAACTCACACCTTATTCAGCACTGGTTTTCGCGGAACTGGCGCTTGAGGCAGGACTGCCAAAAGGCGTGTTGAACGTCATGCAGGGCGCTGGCCCGTCTGGCTCTCATCTGGTGCGTCATCCCCTTGTCAGGAAGATAACCTTCACTGGGTCTTCTGCGACAGGTGCACGTGTGATGGCAGATGCTGCTGCGACTGGTACAAAGCCAGTGACACTGGAACTGGGCGGCAAGTCGCCGCAACTGGTGCTGAAAGATGTCACTGATATGGATGCGGTGGCGACAAATGTTGCCAATGGTTTCCTTGCCAATTCCGGTCAGGTCTGCACGGCGGGAACACGTCTGATTGTACCAAGCAGTAAATCGGAAGACCTGCTGGAACGGGTTATGAAAATCGCAGCAGGGCGCAAGGCTGCGCCAACATGGAAATCTGATTGCACGCTGCCGCCGATCATTTCTGAAAAGCAGGCCAAACGCATTGACGACATGCTGGCGCAGACGCTGGCAGATGGCGCTGAAATCATCTGTGGTGGTGGTCGTGATGCCAGCATGAATTCCGGCGCTTATTACCAACCAACCATTCTGCGGAATGTTCCCGAAACTTCAACCGGGTTTCGCGACGAGTTTTTCGGTCCAATCCTGTCTGTCTATGAGTATGAGGATGAGGCGGACGGCATAGCCATGACCAATCATCCGAGCTACGCTTTGGCGGCCAGTGTCTATACGGATGATTTCAACAAGGCGATGCGCCTTCCCTCTCAAATCGAGGCCGGGACTGTCTGGGTAAATGCCCATGGTCGACAGCCCGACTATGCAACCCCTCAAGGTGGTTTCAACGGTTCCGGCTTTGGCAAGGAGATGGGTCGCAGCGGACTTGAAAGTTTCCTGCGGTTCAAAAATGTATGGCTCCACCATGGCTGA
- a CDS encoding proline racemase family protein, which yields MRSSRIIQGIDSHTAGCPLRLVTSGFGPIRGSTMVEKRADLMTRDWLRKLVLFEPRGSFNMPAAVLTEACSADADIGMLILEPDTYPPMCGHCAMAVATIAVEAGYVDVVEGETLVRLDTPAGVVPARVRVENGVALDVTLEMPSSFLYREDITVKTRNYGDVRADIAFGGDFYLLVKASDLGLELTPDYAWKVVTAAAELRDALVEHPVQHPTMKHVNEIYQIEIIADGDGENYDAKNVVVCPPTVIDRSPCGTGTASRMAMLAAKGELKAGDSFRHAGILDTVFTGKVTGATQVGDLPAISCTVTGSAYLTGSFNFFVDPRDPFPEGFRLTGV from the coding sequence ATGCGCAGTTCCAGAATAATTCAGGGAATAGATTCCCACACAGCCGGCTGTCCCCTGCGTTTGGTCACCTCCGGTTTTGGCCCCATTCGCGGCTCGACCATGGTTGAAAAACGCGCTGATCTGATGACGCGTGACTGGCTGCGAAAACTGGTTCTGTTTGAGCCGCGCGGCAGCTTCAACATGCCCGCAGCTGTTCTTACCGAAGCGTGTTCGGCAGATGCTGATATCGGCATGCTTATTCTTGAGCCCGACACGTATCCGCCCATGTGTGGTCACTGCGCCATGGCAGTGGCAACCATCGCGGTGGAAGCTGGATATGTGGATGTGGTGGAAGGTGAGACACTGGTTCGCCTGGACACACCGGCTGGCGTTGTGCCGGCCCGGGTGCGGGTTGAAAACGGCGTGGCGCTGGACGTGACGCTGGAAATGCCGTCCAGCTTTCTCTACCGCGAAGATATTACGGTCAAAACCAGAAATTATGGCGATGTGCGCGCCGATATTGCTTTTGGTGGGGACTTTTATCTGTTGGTGAAGGCCAGTGATCTGGGTCTTGAACTGACGCCGGACTATGCCTGGAAAGTGGTGACTGCAGCCGCCGAGTTGCGCGATGCTCTGGTCGAGCATCCGGTGCAGCACCCGACAATGAAGCATGTCAATGAAATCTATCAGATTGAGATTATCGCCGATGGTGATGGTGAAAATTACGATGCCAAGAATGTTGTCGTATGCCCTCCGACAGTGATCGATCGGTCGCCCTGCGGCACTGGCACAGCGTCACGCATGGCCATGTTGGCGGCAAAAGGTGAGCTGAAAGCCGGTGATAGTTTCCGCCATGCGGGTATTCTCGACACGGTGTTTACAGGCAAAGTGACGGGCGCTACCCAAGTCGGTGACCTGCCGGCCATATCCTGCACCGTAACGGGCTCGGCCTATTTGACCGGCTCGTTTAATTTCTTCGTGGACCCGAGAGATCCATTCCCGGAAGGGTTCAGGCTCACCGGCGTTTGA
- the dapA gene encoding 4-hydroxy-tetrahydrodipicolinate synthase translates to MPNPNWSGIQSVLVTPFDDSGNIDFKRYSELVEANISNGADAVIVCGSTGEFYAMTMEERIELFKCTRTAAKSSVPVIAGVSDLLPANAIRLAHEAEKAGLDGILAMPPIYAAPDRREIIQYFKDLCGATQLPVMLYNSPKRAGVALDIGIVSELAELPTVVAIKDSSGDIIQVTELVRKLGDKINVFVGYETMIRPALAVGAVGVVAMAHQLSGTMVRRYFDACAANNTDVIDKLEPALFAIYSCFKQGSYYAGIKAVMNSLDQPVGKPRKPLLPFSDEQMSKVEKILSDNNVAGLVASLEEQA, encoded by the coding sequence ATGCCCAACCCCAACTGGTCTGGAATTCAAAGTGTTCTGGTCACACCATTCGACGATAGCGGCAATATAGATTTCAAACGCTACAGCGAGCTGGTCGAAGCCAATATTTCAAATGGTGCAGATGCTGTGATCGTCTGTGGCAGCACAGGCGAGTTTTACGCCATGACAATGGAAGAGCGGATCGAGCTTTTCAAATGCACCCGGACTGCGGCAAAAAGCAGTGTGCCCGTGATTGCCGGTGTTTCAGATCTCTTGCCTGCAAATGCAATTCGATTGGCGCATGAGGCTGAGAAGGCCGGTCTCGATGGCATTCTGGCCATGCCGCCCATCTATGCCGCCCCTGATCGTCGGGAGATTATTCAGTATTTCAAAGACCTTTGCGGCGCAACGCAGCTTCCGGTCATGCTCTATAATTCACCGAAGAGGGCCGGAGTGGCGCTTGATATCGGGATTGTTTCAGAACTGGCGGAACTGCCGACAGTCGTCGCGATCAAAGACAGCTCCGGGGACATCATTCAGGTCACCGAACTGGTGCGCAAACTGGGCGATAAAATCAACGTCTTTGTCGGCTATGAAACCATGATCCGCCCTGCGCTTGCGGTGGGGGCGGTTGGTGTCGTTGCAATGGCACATCAACTGTCGGGCACTATGGTTCGTCGCTATTTTGATGCCTGTGCAGCCAACAATACAGACGTGATTGACAAGCTCGAACCTGCGCTCTTTGCCATCTACTCGTGCTTCAAGCAGGGCAGCTATTATGCTGGCATCAAAGCTGTGATGAACAGTCTGGATCAGCCCGTTGGCAAACCACGCAAACCTCTTCTTCCATTCAGCGATGAGCAGATGTCGAAGGTAGAGAAGATACTTTCGGACAACAATGTTGCCGGCCTTGTCGCTTCCCTTGAAGAGCAGGCTTGA
- a CDS encoding amino acid ABC transporter ATP-binding protein yields the protein MSSEPQASSAMPAISVEDIRLSYGAVEVLSGVDLTVNRGDVVALIGSSGSGKTTLLRCLNLLAKPSHGKISLSGDPFFHFDNGKDELGLSAAQTNAIRSRIGMVFQQFNLFPHMKVLANVMEGPKTVKGEAHNTNRDRAMSYLEKVGMADFADRSPSSLSGGQKQRVSIARALNMEPEVMLFDEPTSALDPELVGEVLGTMIELAKEGMTMIVVTHELGFALEVAKRVVFLDQGTVCADGLPSDILMNPPNERVKGFVNRFHQTAEMMKPFIKV from the coding sequence ATGAGTTCCGAACCGCAAGCTTCCTCAGCCATGCCTGCCATTTCGGTCGAAGATATCCGGTTATCTTATGGGGCTGTGGAGGTTCTTTCCGGCGTTGATCTAACGGTCAATCGCGGTGACGTGGTGGCGCTGATCGGGTCCAGTGGTTCCGGTAAAACCACGCTCCTGCGTTGTTTGAACCTTTTGGCCAAGCCAAGCCATGGCAAGATTTCATTGAGTGGCGACCCATTCTTTCATTTTGACAATGGCAAGGATGAGCTTGGGCTTTCAGCCGCGCAAACCAACGCCATCCGAAGCCGCATCGGCATGGTGTTCCAGCAGTTCAATCTGTTTCCACACATGAAAGTTCTGGCCAATGTCATGGAAGGCCCGAAGACGGTCAAAGGTGAGGCTCACAACACCAATCGTGATCGGGCAATGAGCTATCTGGAGAAGGTCGGTATGGCCGACTTTGCCGACCGGTCTCCGTCAAGCCTTTCTGGCGGTCAGAAACAGCGCGTTTCCATTGCCCGTGCATTGAACATGGAGCCTGAAGTCATGCTGTTTGATGAGCCGACATCGGCGCTGGACCCGGAACTCGTTGGCGAGGTTCTGGGCACGATGATTGAATTGGCCAAAGAAGGCATGACCATGATTGTTGTGACCCATGAGCTTGGCTTTGCGCTGGAGGTTGCAAAACGGGTTGTGTTTCTCGATCAGGGAACCGTCTGCGCTGATGGACTGCCATCTGATATTCTCATGAACCCACCAAACGAGCGCGTTAAGGGGTTCGTAAACCGCTTTCATCAAACCGCAGAGATGATGAAGCCCTTCATAAAAGTCTGA
- a CDS encoding amino acid ABC transporter permease yields MFDWSAITQNSHLIWSGVLITLEYTLITSVIGLVIGLIVALMQLTTNKIVVLIGRLFVEFFRNIPLLVWLLWAYYALPIFMGINISKEAAGILALSLYGAAYFAEIFRAGIQSIDSGQSDAAVALGMSYRQMNVRVILPQALRRMIPPLAGQMIIQLKNTTLLAVITVPDLLYQAEYIASFTYRPLEVYTTIALVFLAILVPLTYIARRLEQGEVKS; encoded by the coding sequence ATGTTTGACTGGTCGGCCATAACACAGAATTCGCACCTGATTTGGTCGGGTGTTCTGATCACTCTTGAATACACCCTCATCACGTCGGTGATCGGCCTGGTGATTGGTTTGATCGTTGCCCTGATGCAATTGACAACCAACAAGATCGTCGTGTTGATCGGTCGACTGTTTGTTGAGTTTTTCCGAAATATTCCGCTGCTGGTCTGGTTGCTTTGGGCCTATTACGCTCTGCCCATCTTCATGGGCATCAACATCTCCAAGGAAGCAGCTGGCATCCTGGCGTTGAGCCTTTATGGCGCCGCCTATTTTGCCGAGATTTTCAGAGCCGGAATTCAGTCCATCGATTCAGGACAAAGCGACGCTGCGGTGGCGCTTGGCATGTCCTATCGACAAATGAATGTCCGGGTCATCCTGCCACAGGCCCTGCGCCGCATGATTCCGCCACTCGCTGGCCAGATGATCATTCAATTGAAAAACACGACGCTTCTTGCCGTTATCACGGTGCCTGATCTGCTGTATCAGGCCGAGTATATTGCGTCCTTCACGTATCGTCCGCTGGAAGTCTACACAACCATTGCGCTGGTCTTCCTGGCTATTTTGGTTCCGCTGACCTACATCGCCCGTCGCCTCGAACAGGGTGAGGTGAAGTCATGA
- a CDS encoding transporter substrate-binding domain-containing protein produces the protein MAFRKFKTWICAFAALFMTVGAFTQPAQADDPSLVLNNIRSSGVLKFPVIIGEEPSYIKDPGTGEWSGFYVEWGQEIAAILGVELEFVETTWGNLAADFQARKVDIAIGLNPNPQRGLVVDYTSIPLFYGPWTVVSKAGFDKKSWAELNDPSVRLAVQKGSTMQVVAEALTPKAEIIVVGTRSLGVLEINSNRADAMLLASFDAVQVAPEINGEVFVPSPALVNTAVIGVRREAGNAGWLNWLENWTSQQRSLGLAQGKLAKSFEEAGLDLSVLPGDFSF, from the coding sequence ATGGCTTTTAGAAAGTTTAAAACCTGGATCTGCGCATTTGCAGCTCTGTTCATGACAGTTGGTGCGTTTACGCAGCCAGCTCAGGCCGACGATCCGTCGCTGGTTCTGAACAACATCAGAAGCTCCGGCGTTCTGAAATTCCCGGTCATCATTGGCGAAGAGCCCAGCTACATCAAGGATCCTGGTACAGGTGAATGGAGTGGCTTCTACGTTGAATGGGGACAGGAAATTGCCGCCATTCTGGGTGTCGAGCTCGAGTTTGTTGAAACAACATGGGGCAATCTTGCGGCTGACTTTCAGGCACGCAAGGTCGATATTGCTATCGGCTTGAACCCCAATCCACAGCGTGGCCTTGTGGTCGATTACACGTCTATTCCGCTCTTCTATGGTCCATGGACCGTCGTCTCCAAAGCCGGTTTCGACAAGAAAAGCTGGGCAGAGTTGAACGACCCATCGGTTCGTCTTGCCGTTCAAAAAGGCAGCACCATGCAAGTGGTTGCCGAAGCTCTGACACCGAAGGCAGAGATCATTGTGGTTGGCACACGCTCATTGGGCGTTCTGGAAATCAACTCCAATCGTGCTGATGCCATGCTGCTTGCCAGTTTTGATGCTGTGCAGGTTGCGCCGGAAATCAATGGCGAAGTCTTTGTTCCAAGCCCTGCACTCGTAAACACCGCTGTGATCGGTGTGCGCAGGGAAGCTGGCAATGCGGGTTGGCTGAACTGGCTTGAAAACTGGACGTCGCAGCAACGCTCGCTGGGTCTGGCCCAGGGCAAGCTTGCAAAGTCCTTTGAAGAAGCCGGACTGGATCTGTCTGTTCTACCAGGCGACTTCAGCTTCTAA
- a CDS encoding proline racemase family protein, giving the protein MLKPQNDKNPYSIGHVAKVIGVSVSTLRSWENAGLINPFKSASGHRSFSSDDMDRIRTIEQMRKLSGHSLTKIKELIDSEPDEQKPITHDSGIERTTVDFSKIGARIRTMRKESGLSLRALSEKTDIGVSHLSMFERGTAFLSPARLNSVALAFGRSLAELLGGTHHDHVPIVRQGTGRVVGTFGPGVSVEQLTVAEKLMDVEVWTIEPGAESDGYYSHDGEELIYILSGEFEITLAGRSPAILQPGDSAYFNSSLEHRWRNLGSDPVKVLWVNTDAARVSAMQFDQPRNRFGLGVSHGSGLGEGTLDVQLPEGAETFRVLETHTAGHPTRILIESLPGLEGNTATEKARSFEKNHDHLRTLLLQEPRGHSGSFGLVPFASKTADFGAFFITSYGYPELCGHAVFGYAKALKSMGRLNDRTEFTIEMPRATVGVTVHPDSDQIDVALPQAYVTADDISVPFRGRTVELSIVYGGNTHAVIDAALLGLDLNDHALQEILLAADELRSAIAELDRPETKLIESVLLFQTVSKNSERLFLSIDRNRYDRSPGVTALAARMVQKVVAGQLAAGQTFHADSIFGGQLSGQIISIAKAPEGRLVCVPKISGRAHLNGISTLVLEPDDPLQCGFLGS; this is encoded by the coding sequence ATGTTGAAGCCACAAAACGACAAAAATCCGTATTCGATTGGTCACGTGGCCAAGGTAATCGGCGTGTCCGTTTCGACGCTTCGCTCATGGGAAAATGCGGGGTTGATAAATCCGTTCAAATCCGCCAGCGGCCATCGTTCATTTTCGTCTGACGACATGGATCGCATTCGCACTATTGAACAGATGCGCAAATTATCGGGTCACAGCCTGACAAAGATCAAGGAACTGATCGATAGCGAACCGGATGAGCAAAAACCGATCACTCACGATTCAGGTATTGAGCGCACCACAGTCGATTTCAGCAAAATCGGCGCACGCATTCGCACCATGCGCAAAGAGAGTGGTTTGTCGCTGCGGGCTCTTTCGGAAAAAACCGATATTGGTGTCTCGCATCTGAGCATGTTTGAGCGTGGCACGGCATTTTTGTCTCCCGCCAGATTGAACAGTGTCGCTCTGGCATTCGGGCGCTCTCTTGCAGAGTTGCTGGGTGGAACGCATCACGACCATGTTCCAATCGTGCGCCAAGGAACCGGCCGTGTTGTTGGAACGTTCGGACCGGGGGTCTCGGTCGAGCAGCTAACAGTTGCTGAAAAACTGATGGACGTCGAAGTTTGGACCATTGAACCTGGCGCTGAAAGCGATGGCTATTATTCTCACGATGGTGAGGAGCTGATTTACATTCTGTCGGGTGAATTCGAGATTACGCTGGCTGGCCGCTCTCCCGCAATTTTGCAGCCTGGAGACAGTGCCTACTTCAACAGCTCCCTGGAGCACCGCTGGCGAAATCTCGGCTCTGACCCCGTAAAAGTGCTTTGGGTCAACACCGATGCAGCACGCGTTTCAGCCATGCAGTTTGATCAGCCGCGCAATCGTTTTGGCCTGGGTGTTTCGCATGGTTCCGGTTTGGGCGAGGGTACGTTGGACGTGCAGCTCCCGGAAGGCGCAGAAACCTTCAGGGTTCTGGAAACGCACACTGCCGGTCACCCAACACGCATTCTGATTGAGTCCCTCCCAGGACTTGAAGGCAACACAGCCACCGAAAAGGCTCGGTCCTTCGAGAAAAATCACGACCATCTGCGAACGCTCCTGCTGCAAGAGCCTCGCGGGCATAGTGGCTCTTTCGGCCTGGTTCCGTTTGCTTCCAAAACGGCGGACTTCGGTGCGTTTTTCATTACTTCATACGGTTATCCCGAACTTTGTGGTCATGCCGTATTTGGTTATGCCAAAGCGTTGAAATCCATGGGCCGGTTGAACGACCGAACCGAATTCACCATCGAGATGCCGCGCGCGACTGTCGGCGTTACGGTGCATCCGGACAGTGATCAGATTGATGTAGCGTTGCCGCAGGCTTATGTGACCGCCGATGATATTTCAGTGCCATTTCGTGGCCGAACGGTCGAGCTGTCAATAGTATATGGCGGAAACACGCATGCCGTTATTGACGCAGCTTTGCTGGGACTTGACCTGAACGATCATGCACTGCAGGAGATTTTGCTGGCCGCAGACGAGTTGCGCAGTGCGATTGCGGAGCTTGACCGGCCCGAGACCAAATTGATCGAATCTGTGCTGCTGTTTCAAACGGTTTCAAAAAACTCAGAACGCCTTTTCCTGTCTATTGACCGCAACCGATACGATCGATCCCCCGGTGTGACCGCACTTGCGGCGCGGATGGTGCAAAAGGTTGTCGCAGGCCAATTGGCTGCCGGACAGACTTTCCATGCAGACAGCATCTTTGGCGGTCAGCTCTCTGGACAAATTATCAGTATTGCGAAGGCGCCCGAGGGACGCCTCGTATGCGTCCCCAAAATTTCGGGACGTGCGCATCTCAATGGAATTTCCACGCTCGTGCTCGAGCCTGATGATCCATTGCAGTGCGGCTTCCTCGGCTCTTAA